A region from the Caldicellulosiruptor naganoensis genome encodes:
- a CDS encoding GlsB/YeaQ/YmgE family stress response membrane protein — MLGFIMTLIVAAIAGYIGDALTKYKMPGGFIGAMIAGLVGSWIGAYIPFFKKLGPVIAGIPIIPTILGAAIFIFILGLFRKGAEEVSKPQQ; from the coding sequence ATGCTTGGATTTATAATGACCCTGATTGTTGCAGCAATTGCAGGTTATATTGGTGATGCACTGACTAAGTACAAGATGCCAGGTGGTTTTATTGGAGCAATGATTGCAGGACTTGTTGGTTCATGGATTGGTGCATATATTCCTTTTTTCAAAAAGCTTGGACCTGTTATAGCTGGAATTCCGATTATTCCAACTATACTTGGTGCCGCGATATTCATCTTTATATTAGGACTGTTTAGAAAAGGTGCTGAAGAGGTAAGCAAACCACAGCAATAG
- a CDS encoding PolC-type DNA polymerase III codes for MSEVAFLPLKPVKVEFDKASKLLKIYMDSLEGLNEINLIELENRFKNSMDICLDVEVKLLNGKVVNIQEFLQNYRWFLMYKISKKCNGLKAFLRECEICFEGEKLVFLVPNGIRDIMLERKLDVLIEDILNEEFGIKCDVEFKIKDFHIHFELDNEIENYLKESEEKKKEKEAKDTEKKDSVQDPDVIFGKKINEKEEITPISLIKVGTKCIIEGEVFNIEIKETKNQNVLIYKLYVTDYTTSTYVKIVAKKDNIPNSISVGDYIKVEGNVEFDEFEKATVVNAKNINRAVKPERLDTAEKKRVELHAHTKMSTMDAVCSAEELIKTAAKWGHRAIAITDHGVVQAFPEAQEVSKSEGVKIIYGMECYLIDDGVPVVYNPKEDQDLDATYVVVDIETTGFDNQRDRIIEIGAVKIENGEIVDKFSTFVDPQGKIPVRISELTGIHQDMVDSAPKLADAILEFEKFCSGSILVAHNAQFDIGFLKRAYQECGLIFDYTYVDTLELSRRVLTELSSHKLSKVADFLNIQLKSHHRADSDAETTAKIFISLIEKLKSRGYKYLKELNTIETNAKADLKSHSYHATILVKNQQGLKNLYKLVSYSHLEYFYKRPRIPKSLLIQLKDGLILGSACESGEVFRAIVEGKSDEDIEKIASLYDFLEIMPVENNSFLIREGYLKDEDQIREINKKIYQLGKKLNKLVVATSDAHYCHPHQRILRQILKHNQGYNDVENDPYLYFRTTDEMLKEFEYLGKEAAYEVVVENTNKIADMIEDVKPIPDETFPPKIEGAEEEIYNMTMKKAHEIYGDPLPDIVRQRLEKELNSIIKNGFAVMYLIAQKLVTKSLSDGYLVGSRGSVGSSLVATMCGITEVNPLPPHYVCPNCKYSEFVTDGTVGCGYDLEDKDCPRCGTKLRKDGHDIPFETFLGFDGDKEPDIDLNFSGEYQPIAHRYTEELFGQGYVFRAGTISTVAEKTAHGFVTKYAEEKGLNLHPAEILRLSQGCTGVKRTTGQHPGGLMIVPKDKEIFDFTPIQHPADSEDKNVITTHFDYHAISGRLLKLDILGHDDPTVLRMLQDLTGVDPRSIPLDDKETLSIFTSTEALGISPEDIDCEVGTFGIPEFGTRFVRQMLIETKPKSFAELVRISGLSHGTNVWTNNAQDLVRNGIATLKEVISTRDDIMLYLIQKGVPPKDSFRIMEDVRKGKGLKPEDEELLRSYGVPEWYIESCKKITYMFPKAHAAAYVMMAFRIAYFKVHYKEAFYATYFTVRADDFDYATIMKGREFIRQKIRDMENRINTLSPKDKNLLTVLEIANEMLARGLKFYPVDLNESDAEKFIIKDGGLLIPFNALPNIGVAAARNIVEARKEGRFLSVDDLQRRAKLNKQVIEILTQYKVLKDLPQTSQLSFF; via the coding sequence ATGAGTGAGGTTGCTTTTTTGCCACTAAAACCTGTCAAGGTTGAATTTGACAAGGCAAGCAAGCTTCTTAAGATATATATGGACAGTCTTGAAGGGCTGAACGAGATAAATCTCATTGAGCTTGAAAATAGGTTCAAAAATTCCATGGATATTTGTTTAGATGTGGAAGTTAAACTTTTAAATGGAAAAGTTGTGAATATACAGGAGTTTTTGCAAAACTACAGATGGTTTTTGATGTATAAAATTTCAAAAAAATGTAATGGTCTTAAAGCATTCTTGAGAGAGTGTGAGATTTGTTTTGAAGGGGAAAAACTTGTGTTTTTGGTCCCTAATGGAATTAGAGACATAATGCTTGAAAGAAAGTTAGATGTGCTGATTGAGGATATTTTAAATGAAGAATTTGGCATAAAGTGCGATGTTGAGTTTAAAATCAAAGACTTTCATATTCACTTTGAGCTTGATAATGAAATTGAAAACTATTTGAAAGAGTCCGAAGAGAAGAAAAAGGAAAAGGAAGCGAAAGACACAGAGAAAAAGGATTCTGTACAAGATCCAGATGTAATATTTGGTAAGAAAATAAATGAAAAAGAAGAAATTACACCAATTTCTTTAATAAAAGTAGGTACCAAGTGCATAATTGAAGGCGAAGTGTTTAATATTGAAATAAAGGAGACAAAAAATCAAAATGTACTCATCTATAAACTGTATGTTACGGACTACACTACATCTACCTATGTTAAAATTGTTGCCAAGAAAGACAACATTCCTAATTCTATTTCAGTAGGAGACTATATTAAAGTTGAAGGAAACGTTGAGTTTGATGAGTTTGAAAAAGCAACAGTTGTGAATGCAAAAAATATAAACAGAGCTGTTAAGCCTGAAAGGCTTGATACAGCAGAGAAAAAAAGAGTAGAACTTCACGCTCACACAAAGATGTCTACAATGGATGCTGTGTGTTCAGCAGAAGAGCTTATAAAAACTGCTGCAAAGTGGGGACATAGAGCAATTGCAATTACTGACCACGGCGTTGTACAAGCATTTCCAGAGGCACAAGAAGTTAGCAAAAGTGAAGGTGTTAAAATCATCTATGGAATGGAATGCTATTTGATTGACGATGGTGTACCAGTTGTTTACAATCCAAAAGAAGACCAGGACTTAGATGCTACATATGTAGTTGTTGATATTGAGACAACAGGTTTTGACAACCAAAGAGATAGAATAATTGAGATTGGAGCCGTCAAAATAGAAAATGGTGAGATTGTTGATAAATTTTCAACATTTGTAGACCCACAAGGAAAGATTCCTGTCAGAATCTCTGAGCTGACAGGTATTCACCAAGATATGGTAGATAGTGCACCAAAGCTTGCAGATGCTATATTAGAATTTGAAAAGTTCTGCAGTGGCAGTATTTTAGTTGCACACAATGCTCAGTTTGACATTGGATTTTTGAAAAGAGCTTATCAGGAATGTGGTCTTATCTTTGACTATACATACGTTGATACATTAGAGCTTTCAAGAAGAGTACTTACCGAGTTGTCTTCCCATAAGTTAAGCAAAGTAGCAGATTTTTTGAATATCCAGCTCAAATCTCATCATAGGGCAGATTCTGATGCAGAAACCACTGCGAAAATCTTTATAAGTCTTATTGAAAAGTTAAAAAGCAGAGGATACAAATATTTGAAAGAACTCAATACTATTGAGACAAATGCAAAGGCAGATTTAAAATCACATAGTTACCATGCTACAATACTTGTTAAAAATCAGCAGGGGCTCAAGAACCTCTATAAACTTGTTTCATATTCTCACCTTGAATATTTCTATAAACGACCAAGAATACCAAAAAGCTTGCTTATTCAATTAAAAGATGGTCTTATTTTAGGAAGTGCCTGTGAATCAGGAGAGGTTTTCAGGGCTATTGTGGAAGGAAAAAGTGATGAGGATATTGAAAAGATAGCTTCACTTTACGATTTTCTTGAAATTATGCCAGTTGAGAATAACTCTTTTCTAATTAGAGAAGGGTATTTAAAAGATGAAGATCAAATAAGAGAAATCAACAAAAAGATATATCAGCTTGGGAAGAAGTTGAACAAATTGGTTGTTGCAACATCTGATGCACATTATTGCCATCCTCATCAGAGAATCTTGAGGCAGATTCTAAAGCACAACCAGGGATATAATGATGTAGAAAATGATCCTTACTTGTACTTTAGAACAACCGATGAGATGCTAAAAGAGTTTGAATATCTTGGTAAAGAAGCTGCATATGAGGTTGTTGTTGAGAACACCAACAAAATTGCTGATATGATAGAAGATGTAAAACCGATACCTGATGAGACCTTTCCACCAAAGATTGAAGGCGCCGAGGAAGAGATTTATAACATGACAATGAAAAAGGCACATGAAATTTATGGAGATCCACTTCCTGATATTGTAAGGCAAAGGCTTGAAAAAGAGCTAAATTCTATCATAAAAAATGGATTTGCTGTAATGTATTTAATTGCACAAAAGCTTGTGACAAAGTCACTTTCAGATGGTTATTTAGTTGGCTCTCGTGGTTCTGTTGGTTCATCGCTTGTTGCTACAATGTGTGGAATTACAGAGGTAAATCCACTGCCACCGCACTATGTCTGTCCAAACTGTAAGTATTCTGAGTTTGTGACAGATGGAACAGTTGGCTGTGGTTATGACCTTGAGGACAAAGACTGCCCAAGATGTGGTACAAAACTTAGAAAAGACGGGCATGATATACCATTTGAGACTTTTTTAGGTTTTGATGGTGACAAAGAACCTGATATAGATTTGAACTTCTCCGGAGAGTACCAGCCAATTGCGCACAGATATACAGAAGAGCTTTTTGGTCAAGGATATGTTTTCCGAGCAGGGACAATTTCAACGGTTGCTGAAAAGACTGCACACGGGTTTGTTACAAAGTATGCAGAGGAAAAAGGTTTGAACTTGCACCCTGCAGAGATTTTAAGACTTTCACAGGGATGCACAGGTGTTAAACGTACAACAGGTCAACACCCGGGTGGACTTATGATTGTTCCAAAAGACAAAGAGATTTTTGATTTTACACCAATCCAGCATCCTGCAGATAGCGAAGACAAGAATGTGATTACAACCCACTTTGACTATCATGCAATCTCGGGAAGGTTATTGAAACTTGACATACTTGGCCATGACGATCCAACAGTTTTAAGAATGCTTCAGGACCTAACCGGAGTTGACCCGCGATCAATCCCACTTGATGATAAAGAGACATTATCAATTTTTACAAGCACAGAAGCACTGGGAATTTCACCAGAGGATATCGACTGTGAGGTTGGAACTTTTGGCATACCAGAATTTGGCACAAGATTTGTAAGGCAGATGCTAATAGAGACAAAGCCAAAGTCGTTTGCAGAGCTTGTCAGAATATCAGGGCTTTCTCACGGAACAAATGTGTGGACAAACAACGCACAGGACCTTGTTAGAAATGGCATTGCAACGTTAAAAGAGGTAATCTCGACTCGTGATGACATAATGCTATACCTTATTCAAAAAGGTGTTCCACCGAAAGACAGTTTTAGAATAATGGAGGATGTTCGAAAAGGTAAGGGATTAAAGCCAGAAGACGAAGAGCTTTTGAGAAGCTACGGTGTGCCAGAGTGGTATATAGAAAGCTGTAAGAAGATTACGTACATGTTCCCAAAAGCTCACGCAGCAGCATATGTTATGATGGCGTTTAGGATTGCCTACTTTAAAGTTCATTATAAAGAAGCCTTTTATGCCACCTATTTTACAGTCAGGGCAGATGACTTTGACTATGCAACCATAATGAAGGGAAGAGAATTTATAAGACAAAAGATTAGAGATATGGAAAATAGAATAAATACTTTATCTCCAAAGGACAAAAACCTTCTGACAGTGCTTGAGATAGCAAATGAGATGTTAGCAAGAGGTCTTAAGTTTTATCCGGTTGATTTAAACGAGTCAGATGCAGAGAAGTTTATAATAAAAGATGGTGGACTTTTGATTCCATTTAATGCTTTGCCAAACATTGGAGTTGCTGCTGCACGCAATATTGTTGAGGCGAGAAAAGAAGGAAGATTTTTGTCGGTTGATGACCTTCAAAGAAGGGCAAAACTAAACAAACAGGTAATTGAGATACTTACACAGTATAAGGTTTTGAAAGACCTTCCTCAAACAAGCCAGCTGAGTTTCTTTTAA
- the ispG gene encoding flavodoxin-dependent (E)-4-hydroxy-3-methylbut-2-enyl-diphosphate synthase, translated as MTFLTKKIKIGNIYIGGGEPVKIQSMTNTKTKDVEKTVDQILKLESLGCEIIRVAVPDMESAKAIGKIKTKIHIPIVADIHFDFRLALEAIYNGADKIRINPGNIGGPEKVKKIVDEAKKNGIPIRVGANSGSLPKEILKKYHSPTPEAIVEAALKQVELLESFDFDNIVISVKSSDILTTIKSYEILSKKTSYPLHVGLTEAGTFLSGCVKSSIAIGYLLLQGIGDTIRVSLTDDPEKEVIVAKKILQGLKLRKGVNIISCPTCARCNVDLIKIANEVENRVGNLDLDINVAIMGCAVNGPGEAREADIGIACGVGEGLLFRKGEIVKKVKEDELIDELIREIYSFYKT; from the coding sequence GTGACCTTTTTGACAAAGAAGATAAAAATAGGAAATATTTATATTGGCGGCGGCGAACCGGTTAAAATTCAATCAATGACAAATACAAAGACAAAGGATGTTGAAAAGACGGTTGATCAAATATTGAAGCTTGAAAGCTTGGGATGTGAAATAATAAGAGTGGCAGTGCCTGACATGGAAAGTGCGAAGGCTATCGGAAAGATAAAAACAAAGATTCATATTCCAATTGTTGCTGACATTCATTTTGACTTCAGACTTGCGCTCGAGGCTATCTACAATGGAGCTGATAAGATAAGGATTAATCCTGGGAACATTGGAGGGCCAGAGAAGGTTAAAAAGATAGTTGATGAGGCAAAAAAGAATGGTATTCCTATCAGGGTTGGCGCAAATTCCGGTTCACTTCCCAAAGAGATATTAAAAAAGTACCACTCACCCACACCTGAGGCAATTGTAGAGGCAGCTTTGAAACAAGTTGAGCTTTTGGAGAGCTTTGATTTTGACAATATTGTGATATCTGTAAAGTCATCTGATATTTTGACAACTATCAAAAGCTATGAAATTTTATCAAAAAAGACAAGCTATCCTCTTCATGTTGGACTTACAGAAGCTGGGACTTTTCTTTCTGGATGTGTTAAGTCAAGTATTGCAATAGGATACCTGCTTCTTCAAGGGATTGGAGATACAATTAGAGTCTCACTTACAGATGACCCTGAAAAAGAAGTGATTGTTGCAAAGAAGATTCTCCAAGGGTTAAAATTAAGAAAGGGTGTGAATATTATCTCGTGTCCAACATGTGCAAGGTGCAATGTGGATTTAATAAAGATAGCAAATGAGGTTGAAAATAGAGTAGGAAATCTGGATTTGGATATTAACGTTGCAATAATGGGTTGTGCGGTAAATGGACCAGGCGAGGCAAGAGAAGCTGACATTGGAATTGCTTGCGGCGTTGGGGAAGGGCTTTTATTTAGAAAAGGAGAGATTGTTAAGAAGGTAAAAGAAGATGAACTTATTGATGAGCTGATACGTGAGATTTACTCTTTTTATAAGACATGA
- a CDS encoding phosphatidate cytidylyltransferase has product MKERIITAIWGIGLVAAANLLGGIVLKLFGIAVALVSVYELLTIYKVEKYMIYTTCAFAIIFFITPFDFLTKLFIVFIALFLFSFIESFRNEIAAKNIMYSIFSFIYIVLPIFFLVSLYELENGKKLIWLPYLVCWATDTFAYFIGITIGRRRIWSNISPKKSLEGFLGGITGGVIAVWFYLVIMNHTNFDLNVFLAGIIVGSSLSVVAHTGDLFASMLKRDQNKKDFGFVLPGHGGVLDRFDSLIMVAPIIYLFAKMGIL; this is encoded by the coding sequence ATGAAAGAAAGGATAATTACAGCTATTTGGGGAATAGGTTTAGTTGCTGCAGCCAATCTTTTAGGTGGCATTGTGCTTAAACTTTTTGGAATTGCTGTAGCACTGGTTAGCGTTTATGAGTTATTGACGATTTATAAAGTAGAAAAGTACATGATTTATACAACTTGTGCTTTTGCCATTATTTTTTTTATAACTCCATTTGACTTTTTGACAAAACTCTTTATTGTTTTCATTGCTCTATTTTTATTTTCATTTATAGAGAGCTTCAGAAACGAGATTGCAGCGAAAAACATAATGTATTCCATTTTTTCTTTTATATACATCGTCTTGCCTATTTTCTTTTTAGTTTCACTATATGAGCTTGAAAATGGGAAAAAGCTTATTTGGCTTCCTTATCTTGTATGCTGGGCAACTGATACCTTTGCGTACTTTATCGGCATAACAATTGGAAGACGAAGAATATGGAGCAATATAAGTCCTAAAAAGAGCTTAGAAGGATTTTTAGGTGGTATAACTGGTGGCGTGATTGCCGTTTGGTTTTATTTGGTTATTATGAATCACACAAATTTTGATCTCAATGTTTTTCTGGCAGGTATAATTGTAGGTAGTAGTCTTTCAGTTGTTGCTCACACAGGTGATTTGTTTGCTTCTATGCTAAAGAGGGACCAAAACAAAAAAGACTTTGGATTTGTTTTACCAGGGCATGGCGGTGTTCTGGACAGGTTTGACAGTCTGATAATGGTCGCGCCAATAATATACCTTTTTGCCAAGATGGGAATACTTTGA
- a CDS encoding isoprenyl transferase, translating to MFEFFKKKKISIDKEKMPKHIAIIMDGNGRWARKRGLPRSAGHRVGAQKLKEIVLFADEIGLKYLTVYAFSTENWKRPKDEVENLMNLLREFFDTEIENLINKTQIKIRVIGDISKLDKDIQERIASAEERTKDKTGLCVVIALNYGGRSEIINAVKNLALDIKSGKIDIEAIDEELFRNYLYTKDIPDPDLLIRPSGEMRVSNFLLWQISYTEFWFSNVLWPDFKKEHLLKAIEDYQKRERRFGGVK from the coding sequence ATGTTTGAGTTTTTTAAAAAAAAGAAAATTTCTATTGACAAAGAGAAAATGCCAAAGCACATTGCAATTATTATGGACGGAAATGGTAGGTGGGCAAGAAAAAGAGGTCTGCCACGTTCAGCTGGGCACAGAGTTGGTGCGCAAAAATTAAAAGAAATAGTCTTGTTTGCTGATGAAATTGGTTTAAAATATCTTACAGTGTATGCCTTTTCAACAGAGAATTGGAAAAGACCGAAAGATGAAGTTGAAAATCTTATGAATCTTCTTCGAGAGTTTTTTGATACAGAGATAGAGAATCTCATCAATAAAACACAGATAAAAATCAGAGTCATAGGAGATATTTCAAAACTTGACAAGGATATTCAAGAAAGAATTGCAAGTGCTGAAGAGAGGACAAAGGATAAAACTGGCCTTTGTGTTGTGATAGCACTCAACTATGGCGGCAGAAGTGAAATCATAAATGCGGTAAAAAATTTGGCTTTGGATATTAAGAGTGGTAAAATTGATATCGAAGCCATTGATGAAGAACTTTTTAGAAACTATCTTTACACAAAAGACATTCCTGACCCCGACCTTCTGATTCGTCCAAGTGGCGAGATGAGGGTTTCTAACTTTCTTCTGTGGCAGATATCTTATACTGAATTCTGGTTTTCAAATGTGCTATGGCCAGACTTTAAAAAAGAGCATCTCTTGAAAGCTATCGAAGACTACCAGAAAAGGGAAAGAAGATTTGGTGGCGTGAAATAG
- a CDS encoding 1-deoxy-D-xylulose-5-phosphate reductoisomerase, giving the protein MTKRICILGSTGSIGCQAIDVAKMLGIKVVGLSAYQNVEKLIQQAKDLNPEIICIGDESYYSILKQQFPDKIVVAGHKGLVEVATYQDADLIVNALVGISGLIPTIEAIKSGKKVALANKETLVVGGEVIKKMVKEKVGGWQDQILIPVDSEHSAILQCLVGEDKKNVKRIILTASGGPFRGKKLEELKNVTIEDVLSHPTWHMGKKITVDSATLINKGFEVIEAMFFFDKKVDEIDVVIHPQSIIHSMVEFVDGSIKAQISNPDMRLAIEYSLTYPQRGMCLIEPLDFSKLKQLTFEEPDFDTFFLLKLTYECAKEGGSYPVVLNAANEEAVKFFLEGEITFVDIMTYVKKVVERHKPQQINSVEDILEVDKIARFELKKLVEGEL; this is encoded by the coding sequence ATGACAAAGAGAATTTGCATCTTAGGTTCAACAGGATCAATTGGCTGTCAAGCAATAGACGTTGCAAAAATGTTAGGAATAAAGGTGGTTGGGCTTTCTGCATATCAAAATGTTGAGAAACTCATACAACAGGCAAAAGATCTCAATCCCGAGATTATTTGTATAGGTGATGAGAGCTATTATTCAATTTTAAAACAGCAGTTTCCTGATAAAATAGTTGTAGCAGGGCATAAAGGCTTGGTTGAAGTTGCAACTTACCAAGATGCTGACCTGATTGTAAATGCACTTGTTGGTATATCAGGGTTGATTCCTACTATTGAAGCAATAAAGTCAGGTAAAAAGGTTGCGCTTGCCAATAAAGAGACACTTGTTGTTGGTGGAGAAGTTATAAAAAAGATGGTTAAGGAGAAGGTAGGAGGATGGCAAGATCAAATTTTAATTCCTGTTGATTCTGAACACAGTGCAATCTTGCAGTGTCTTGTGGGCGAAGATAAGAAAAATGTGAAAAGAATAATATTGACAGCTTCAGGTGGGCCATTTAGGGGTAAAAAATTAGAAGAACTAAAAAATGTTACAATAGAAGATGTACTTTCACATCCTACCTGGCACATGGGAAAGAAAATAACAGTGGATTCTGCCACTTTGATAAATAAGGGTTTTGAAGTTATAGAAGCGATGTTTTTCTTTGACAAAAAAGTAGATGAGATTGATGTTGTGATTCATCCACAAAGTATTATCCATTCAATGGTTGAATTTGTCGATGGGTCTATTAAAGCGCAAATTTCGAATCCTGATATGCGTCTTGCTATTGAGTACAGTTTGACATATCCACAAAGGGGTATGTGTTTAATAGAACCTCTTGACTTTAGCAAATTAAAACAACTTACATTTGAAGAGCCGGACTTTGATACATTCTTTTTGTTAAAGCTAACATATGAATGTGCAAAAGAAGGTGGAAGTTACCCCGTTGTTTTAAATGCGGCAAATGAAGAAGCTGTAAAGTTCTTTTTGGAAGGGGAGATAACCTTTGTTGATATAATGACCTATGTAAAAAAGGTTGTTGAAAGGCACAAGCCACAACAGATTAATTCGGTTGAGGATATCTTAGAGGTTGATAAAATAGCAAGATTTGAATTAAAGAAATTGGTGGAAGGTGAACTGTAG
- the rseP gene encoding RIP metalloprotease RseP gives MVNLLIALMVLTIVILIHEFGHFIVCKLSGVLVEEFAIGFGPKIFSIKGKETEYSVRAFLIGGYVKPLGEDQEVDHPRALGKAKIHKRILMVLMGPLMNFVLAIVIMMGIGYFVGFGTNTIGRVEPTMPAYHAGIKPGDKIVELDGNRVFVWDQVSFYLAVHNMLYKDKPLEIKILRDGQEYKFYVTPRYDPNTKSRRIGISPKISQKNFFDSLYYSIFATYAEIKETIYGVILILSGKVSGSEVMGPVGIVKTIGQAANAGFKQDFISGLLNILWLMQLISVNLGVINLIPFPALDGSRLVFYLYEAVAGKPFNKEKEALIHTIGFVLLLLLLVIVTFNDIKNIIMSGR, from the coding sequence GTGGTAAATCTTTTGATAGCTTTAATGGTACTCACAATTGTAATACTTATTCACGAATTTGGTCATTTTATTGTTTGCAAGTTATCAGGAGTACTTGTTGAAGAGTTTGCAATCGGATTTGGGCCAAAGATTTTCAGCATCAAGGGCAAAGAAACGGAGTACTCTGTAAGAGCATTTTTGATAGGTGGGTATGTAAAACCTCTTGGTGAAGACCAAGAAGTGGACCATCCACGTGCACTTGGGAAAGCAAAGATTCACAAAAGAATTTTAATGGTTTTAATGGGCCCATTGATGAACTTTGTACTTGCGATTGTTATCATGATGGGAATAGGATATTTTGTTGGTTTTGGGACAAATACAATTGGTAGAGTAGAACCTACTATGCCTGCGTATCATGCAGGGATAAAACCGGGAGATAAAATAGTTGAGCTTGATGGCAATCGTGTATTTGTCTGGGACCAGGTGAGCTTCTATTTAGCTGTTCATAACATGTTGTATAAAGACAAGCCTCTTGAAATAAAAATCTTAAGAGATGGCCAAGAGTATAAGTTTTATGTAACGCCCAGATATGATCCTAATACAAAATCAAGGCGTATAGGTATATCGCCTAAGATTTCGCAAAAAAACTTTTTTGACAGTCTCTATTACAGTATATTTGCAACATATGCAGAGATAAAGGAAACCATCTATGGAGTTATTTTGATATTGTCAGGGAAGGTTTCAGGCTCTGAGGTTATGGGTCCTGTTGGAATAGTAAAAACAATTGGACAAGCAGCAAATGCCGGATTTAAACAAGACTTTATAAGCGGTCTTTTGAACATTCTGTGGCTTATGCAGCTTATTTCAGTAAATCTTGGTGTAATAAATCTCATTCCATTTCCAGCTCTTGATGGGAGCAGGCTTGTATTTTACTTATACGAAGCAGTTGCAGGAAAGCCATTTAACAAGGAAAAGGAAGCGCTAATTCATACTATTGGATTTGTGCTTTTGCTTTTGCTGCTTGTAATTGTTACATTCAATGATATTAAAAACATTATAATGTCCGGAAGGTGA
- a CDS encoding thiamine diphosphokinase: MKAVVISNGNVEDKAFYEEYLNKADFVICCDGGANVAYKYGFLPNLIIGDFDSVDKNVLEYFRSKNVEILEYPREKDKTDTQIAVEYLAGKDFDEVIMLSCTGKRIDHVLANITLLYYLLERNIKSFIADRNNIITMTKDKIKIEGKKGSILSLLPYTKTVRGISTKGLYYPLKDGSMEFGNPYGISNVIIEDEAIVEVKEGVLLVILSSD; the protein is encoded by the coding sequence ATGAAGGCAGTTGTTATCTCAAATGGCAATGTAGAAGACAAGGCTTTTTATGAAGAGTATTTGAATAAGGCAGATTTTGTTATTTGCTGTGATGGCGGTGCAAATGTCGCATATAAATATGGCTTTTTGCCAAACTTAATAATAGGAGACTTTGACTCTGTTGATAAAAATGTTTTGGAATATTTTAGAAGCAAAAATGTAGAAATTTTGGAATATCCTCGTGAAAAAGACAAAACTGATACTCAGATTGCTGTTGAGTACTTAGCTGGGAAAGATTTTGATGAGGTAATCATGCTTTCTTGTACAGGGAAAAGAATTGACCATGTACTGGCAAACATAACACTTTTATACTACCTTCTTGAACGCAATATAAAAAGTTTTATTGCTGATAGAAATAACATAATTACAATGACAAAAGACAAAATAAAGATTGAAGGTAAAAAGGGATCCATTTTATCTTTGCTACCATATACCAAAACTGTAAGAGGTATTTCAACGAAGGGGTTGTATTATCCACTAAAAGATGGTAGCATGGAGTTTGGCAATCCTTATGGCATATCAAATGTTATTATAGAAGATGAAGCAATTGTTGAGGTAAAAGAAGGGGTATTATTGGTAATATTATCAAGTGATTAA
- a CDS encoding glycosyltransferase family 2 protein — MKDKVVCLIPAYNEEERVGAVIDVVKSSKLIDEIYVIDDGSWDKTSEVAEKKGAHVLRLFQNMGKAFAIFYGVENTQSDIVLMLDADLINLKVKDVENLLLPVLEDRADMTVGVFSEGRFSTDLAQKISPFLSGQRAIKRWVFDKILESKKDIKDLGYAIEIILTEYAKKLKLRVETVPLPQVSHVMKEEKLGFLKGAQHRMKMYKEILKGYVNLKKSRDEG; from the coding sequence ATGAAAGATAAAGTTGTCTGCTTGATACCTGCATACAATGAAGAAGAAAGAGTAGGAGCTGTTATAGACGTTGTAAAAAGTAGTAAGCTTATTGACGAAATTTATGTGATAGACGATGGCTCGTGGGACAAAACATCAGAGGTTGCGGAAAAAAAAGGTGCACATGTCTTAAGACTTTTTCAAAATATGGGAAAAGCTTTTGCAATCTTTTATGGAGTTGAGAATACACAAAGTGACATAGTTTTAATGCTTGATGCTGACCTTATAAATCTTAAGGTTAAAGATGTTGAAAACCTTCTTTTGCCTGTTTTAGAAGATAGAGCTGACATGACGGTAGGCGTATTTTCAGAAGGTAGATTCTCTACAGATTTGGCTCAAAAAATTTCTCCATTTTTATCTGGTCAAAGAGCAATAAAAAGATGGGTGTTCGATAAAATATTGGAATCAAAAAAAGATATCAAAGATTTGGGCTATGCAATTGAGATTATCTTAACAGAATATGCTAAAAAGTTAAAACTTAGAGTTGAAACTGTACCGCTACCACAAGTCTCCCATGTTATGAAAGAAGAAAAACTTGGGTTTTTGAAGGGTGCTCAACACCGGATGAAGATGTACAAAGAAATTCTAAAAGGGTATGTCAATCTCAAGAAAAGTAGGGATGAGGGATGA